One Nonomuraea angiospora DNA segment encodes these proteins:
- a CDS encoding maleylpyruvate isomerase family mycothiol-dependent enzyme, with product MSSVMVPYAEQVALMDDLLAELSGPQWEAPIAGHGTVRGLVEHLAANDATVARFMGVRGTSGLPVHRRWREQAGGLLERVSTGSEVLLGVEVALAGARPARAPLRQALIQRTFETWTHADDIRAATDRSQEPPRPEHVHMIAEFGLALLPRAMREPRRDVSATVVLTGPGGGTWTIPLSPASGHVAVLVSAGAVDFCRLLANRRPPDSFPYAAEGDSALARDMISAAATLGCD from the coding sequence GTGTCGTCCGTGATGGTCCCGTACGCCGAGCAGGTCGCGCTCATGGACGACCTGCTCGCCGAGCTGAGCGGGCCCCAGTGGGAGGCCCCGATCGCCGGGCACGGCACGGTCAGGGGGCTGGTGGAGCACCTGGCGGCCAACGACGCGACCGTGGCCCGCTTCATGGGCGTGCGCGGCACGAGCGGCCTGCCCGTCCACCGGCGCTGGCGCGAGCAGGCCGGCGGCCTCCTCGAACGGGTCTCCACCGGCAGCGAGGTGCTGCTCGGCGTCGAGGTCGCGCTGGCGGGGGCGCGGCCGGCCCGCGCGCCGCTGCGCCAGGCCCTGATCCAGCGCACGTTCGAGACGTGGACGCACGCCGACGACATCAGGGCCGCCACCGATCGCTCCCAGGAGCCGCCGCGTCCCGAGCACGTGCACATGATCGCCGAGTTCGGGCTGGCGCTGCTGCCCCGGGCGATGCGGGAGCCGCGCCGCGACGTCTCGGCCACCGTCGTGCTGACCGGGCCGGGCGGCGGCACCTGGACGATCCCGCTGTCGCCCGCCTCCGGCCACGTCGCTGTGCTGGTCTCGGCCGGCGCGGTGGACTTCTGCCGGCTGCTGGCCAACCGCCGGCCGCCCGACTCCTTCCCGTACGCCGCCGAGGGCGACTCCGCCCTCGCCCGCGACATGATCAGCGCCGCCGCCACGCTGGGGTGCGATTGA
- a CDS encoding sigma factor, which yields MNSDMELRTRLTAGDLDALADAYDRHGPYVYGVAVRVTGSRAHAEEITQNVFTALWEQPLSYDPALGSLRGWLVSRALHESAVRSKVG from the coding sequence ATGAACAGCGACATGGAGTTACGTACGCGGCTGACGGCCGGTGACCTCGACGCGCTGGCCGACGCCTACGACCGGCACGGACCGTACGTGTACGGGGTCGCGGTCAGGGTCACCGGCAGCCGGGCGCACGCCGAGGAGATCACCCAGAACGTGTTCACGGCCCTGTGGGAGCAGCCGCTCTCCTACGACCCCGCGCTGGGGTCGCTGCGCGGCTGGCTGGTCAGCCGGGCCCTGCACGAGTCGGCCGTGCGCTCGAAGGTCGGCTGA
- a CDS encoding histidine phosphatase family protein: MEEMLLLRHGETEWSKAGQHTGRTDLPLTEHGEDQARALAPLVKGQSFDLVLVSPAQRARRTAELAGLNGYEVDPDLWEWDYGGYEGITTPKIRESHPGWYLWRDGVIPGDAEHPGESAEQVAARADRVIERAGRAGGRVALVAHGHFLRVLAARWLGLGPEEGRLLKLDTGTYSRLGYEHAEPVLLTWNAPIS; encoded by the coding sequence ATGGAAGAGATGCTGCTGCTCCGGCACGGTGAGACCGAATGGAGCAAGGCGGGTCAGCACACCGGACGTACGGACCTGCCTTTGACGGAGCACGGCGAGGACCAGGCCAGGGCGTTGGCGCCGCTGGTCAAGGGGCAGTCGTTCGACCTGGTGCTGGTCTCCCCCGCCCAGCGCGCCCGGCGCACGGCGGAGCTGGCCGGCCTGAACGGCTACGAGGTGGACCCGGACCTGTGGGAGTGGGACTACGGCGGCTACGAGGGGATCACCACGCCGAAGATCCGCGAGAGCCACCCCGGCTGGTACCTGTGGCGGGACGGCGTGATCCCCGGCGACGCCGAGCACCCCGGGGAGAGCGCCGAGCAGGTGGCCGCCCGCGCCGACCGGGTGATCGAGCGGGCCGGGAGGGCCGGGGGGCGGGTGGCGCTGGTGGCGCACGGGCACTTCCTGCGCGTGCTGGCCGCCCGCTGGCTGGGCCTCGGGCCCGAGGAGGGCAGGCTGCTGAAGCTGGACACGGGCACGTACTCGCGGCTCGGCTACGAGCACGCCGAGCCCGTGCTCCTGACCTGGAACGCCCCGATCAGCTGA
- a CDS encoding TIGR03621 family F420-dependent LLM class oxidoreductase: MRRFRFGAVVREAGSGAAWAEKARRLEAQGYDVLLVPDHLVGPRFAPIAALTAAACATTRLRVGTLVFANDFRHPAVLAKEAATLDLLSGGRLEVGIGTGWMARDYDGAGLALEPPGVRVERLREAVAVLKGLWGDGPFSFQGKHYRIDGLDQRPKPVRRPHPPIALGGGGPRMLRLAAEEADVVNLGMRVRPDGSGPDDRDGGPAAFLRKLRIVREAAGERYDALELGTSVMQVGERKAEEAWSAADSSSLGETPQVLLGTRADIIDKLRYWRDEHDISYFVVHHERDLDAFAPVVEELAT; the protein is encoded by the coding sequence GTGCGGCGGTTCAGGTTCGGGGCGGTGGTACGGGAGGCCGGGTCGGGCGCGGCCTGGGCGGAGAAGGCCCGGCGGCTCGAAGCGCAGGGGTACGACGTGCTCCTCGTGCCCGACCATCTCGTCGGCCCCAGGTTCGCGCCCATCGCCGCGCTGACGGCGGCCGCCTGCGCCACCACCAGGCTACGGGTCGGCACACTGGTGTTCGCCAACGACTTCCGGCATCCGGCCGTGCTGGCCAAGGAGGCGGCCACGCTCGACCTGCTGTCCGGCGGACGGCTGGAGGTCGGGATCGGGACCGGGTGGATGGCGCGCGACTACGACGGGGCCGGGCTGGCCCTGGAGCCGCCGGGGGTGCGGGTGGAGCGGCTGCGGGAGGCCGTGGCCGTGCTCAAGGGGCTCTGGGGGGACGGGCCGTTCAGCTTCCAGGGCAAGCACTACCGCATCGACGGCCTCGACCAGCGGCCCAAGCCCGTACGGAGACCGCACCCACCGATCGCGCTCGGCGGAGGCGGGCCGCGCATGCTGCGGCTGGCGGCCGAAGAGGCGGACGTCGTGAACCTCGGGATGCGGGTCCGGCCCGACGGGAGCGGGCCCGACGACCGGGACGGCGGGCCTGCGGCGTTCCTGCGCAAGCTCCGGATCGTGCGCGAGGCCGCGGGCGAGCGCTACGACGCCCTGGAGCTGGGGACGAGCGTCATGCAGGTGGGCGAGCGGAAGGCGGAGGAGGCGTGGAGCGCGGCCGACAGCTCGTCGCTCGGCGAGACGCCGCAGGTCCTGCTCGGGACCCGCGCCGACATCATCGACAAGCTCCGCTACTGGCGGGATGAGCACGATATTTCGTATTTCGTGGTGCATCACGAGCGCGACCTGGACGCCTTCGCCCCCGTCGTCGAGGAGCTCGCCACCTGA
- a CDS encoding phytanoyl-CoA dioxygenase family protein produces the protein MEIPVRQVTDDEAAFFGEHGWVRLGRLIDPGTAAALRERATGMLNGRSRSHETLVDEAFGQSRDIAASDEMFGALTSSPEMGRNAVKLLRGVRAVRVQVTNLLVKEAGEHGATEFHQDFPWMPMDRSAMLTVWLALADVPADMGSLRFYDRSHRYGLLGRSFTRPGDDQLTQHPWLKELELSPPLDLKAGDATVHHALTVHGAPANRRDSPRLSFTVTYFDADALYTGLPYRQTDGLGLEVNRPFEHERFPVVSLGGPDA, from the coding sequence ATGGAGATCCCGGTGCGCCAGGTGACGGACGACGAGGCGGCGTTCTTCGGTGAGCACGGCTGGGTGCGGCTCGGCCGGCTGATCGACCCGGGCACCGCCGCGGCCCTGCGCGAACGCGCCACCGGGATGCTGAACGGGCGGTCCAGGAGCCACGAGACGCTGGTCGACGAGGCGTTCGGGCAGTCCAGGGACATCGCGGCGAGCGACGAGATGTTCGGCGCGCTGACGTCGAGCCCCGAGATGGGACGTAACGCCGTAAAGCTGCTGCGCGGCGTCCGGGCCGTGCGCGTGCAGGTCACCAACCTCCTGGTCAAGGAGGCGGGGGAGCACGGCGCGACCGAGTTCCACCAGGACTTCCCCTGGATGCCCATGGACCGCTCGGCCATGCTGACCGTCTGGCTGGCCCTCGCCGACGTGCCCGCCGACATGGGGTCGCTGCGCTTCTACGACCGCTCGCACCGCTACGGTCTGCTCGGCCGGAGCTTCACCCGGCCGGGGGACGACCAGCTCACCCAGCACCCGTGGCTCAAGGAGCTGGAGCTGTCGCCGCCGCTCGACCTCAAGGCGGGCGACGCCACCGTGCACCACGCCCTGACCGTGCACGGCGCGCCCGCGAACCGCCGCGACAGCCCGCGCCTGTCGTTCACCGTGACGTACTTCGACGCCGACGCCCTCTACACCGGCCTGCCCTACCGGCAGACCGACGGGCTCGGGCTCGAGGTCAACCGGCCGTTCGAGCACGAGAGGTTCCCCGTCGTGAGCCTCGGAGGCCCGGATGCCTGA